DNA sequence from the Streptomyces sp. CA-210063 genome:
TCGCCGCGTCGACGACGTCCACCACCTTCGCAAGCAGTTTCGCAGTATCCGCGTTCCCCGACGCACTCGCGAGCTGAACGGCCCGTCCCAGCTTGGCCGTTGCTCCGTCGAAATCACCGGATTTACGGGCATCGAGTCCCTGTTGGATGACTTGTGCCAGTTCGGCCTGGCCCGTGTAGTGCGCGACCTGGGGGTTGATCGACGTGGACGCGACCATGTCGTCGGTCCACACGGCCTTCACCAGCCCCTGGGCGCCGAGGTTCTGGGCCGTGCCGTCGGGCTGCGGGATGACCAACGAGACACGGGCGGCCAGCATCTCCTGGCCGAGGGTCGCGGCCGGGACCTCGACACACACGTGGTAGTCACGGGACTCGTCTCCCCACGAGCCGGTCGGGTAGTCGCCGGCGCGCGGCCCCGCCTCGCTGCGACGTTCGGTCAACTCCTCGACCGTGGGCGCCACTTGCTTCACGAACTTGATCTGCGTGCCGACCGGCGTCCACAGTCGCAGGGCGACGTCCGCGACCTCCTTGCCCATGGCCGCCTCCATCATCTGCGTGAAGTCGGCGGACAGGGCCGCCGGGTCGGCGACGATGTCGGCGGTGCCGAGCAGCGCGGACGCGATCCCGGTGACCTCCTTGACCTCCCAGTCGGTCCCGACTCCACGCGCGTCACAGGTGAACCGTCCGGCACAGGCGTCCAGCGCGGCCTTCAGGTCCTCGGGCGACTCGTGTTCGTTGCGGCCGTCGGTGAGCAGGATGCCGTGGCGGATGGCGACATCGGCCGAGGCGAGCAGCCGGTCGGCGAGCTTCAGCCAGGTGCCGATCGCGGTGCCGCCGCCCGCGCTGAGCCTGCGCAGCGCCTGCTTGGCCTGGTCCCGGGTGGCGGAGTCGGCGACCGCGAGCCGCCCGCCACCGGGGTAGACCTCCCGGGCCACATGGGTGCCGTCGATCACCGCGAAGTGGACGCCGTCCCGCAGGGTGTCGATCGCGGCGGCCGTGGCGTCCCGGGCGTTGCGCATCTTGGTCGGCGGGTAGTCCATCGACCCCGAGCAGTCGACCATGATCGCCACGGCGGCGGACGGGCCCTGGCCGGGCGAGTAGAGGTGCGGCGCGGCGACCGCGCTGCCGATGGTGCCCCCGCCGGTCGCGCTGACCGTCACGATGGCGTTGACCTCGCGGCCGCCTTCCGGCAGGTACTCGTTCTGGTACACCTCGACCGAGAACTGCGGCACGTTCGACTTCGAGAAATTGGCCATGCCTACTCAGATCCCCCTAGCGGCCCCACAGCACGTGGGGTGATGACTGTGCGTGCCCGTGACCGGACCGGTCCCCTCCGGTCCGTCGGCCGTTCCCGTCCGGCCGCCGAGGCGCCCGCGAGCACCCCGCCCGCGAGCACCCTCAGGCCGATCCTGCCCCCTGAGGAGGGGCAGGGAACGGCAGGACGGCCACTGTTACGTTGTCGTGGCCCCCTCCGTCGAGCGCGCGGCCGACCAGAACCTGCGCGCAGTGCAGTGGTCGCCCGGCCGCGTCCAGGGGCACGGCCCCGGCCATCTCGTCGGCGGCCTCCGCGTAGTTCCACAGTCCGTCGGTGCACACCACCACCACACCCGGCCGGTCCGGCTTGAAGGAAGCGGTGTGCGGCTCCAGTTCGTACGCGTCCGCGCCGAGCCAGCCGGTGATCGCGTGGGCGCGCTCGTCGGCGTACGCCTCGGCCTCGTTCATCAGTCCCGCGGCTACCATCTGCGCCGCCCACGAGTCGTCCTCGGTGAGCCGGGCCGGGGGTGCGCTGCGGTCCACAGGGACCCAGTAGGCCCGGCTGTCGCCGACCCAGCCGACGACGAGCAGGCTCGGGGTGACGATCGAGCCGACGATGGTGCACGCCGGCGCGTTCTGGTGCGGGGCGTGCTCCTGCGCCGTCTCCGGCTCCTCCGCCAGGGCGTTGACGGCGTGGGAAGCGGCGACGATCGCGTCGTGCATGGCCTGCTGCGGGTGGGTGCCGCGCGGCAGGGAGTCCAGGAGCGTTCCGTTGGCGGCGCGGGCCGCGGCGAGCGAGGCGTCGTCGGGGCGGGTCGCGGAGGACACGCCGTCGCAGACGATCGCCACGACCGCGGGGGAGCCGTCGGGCAGCGCGGTCGAGGAGATCGCGAACGAGTCCTCGTTGCGGTGGTGGCGCAGGCCCCGGTCGCTGACCGCGGCGACCGCGCCCAACTCCAGTTCCATGTGGTCGCGTTCCCGCGGCTGGGCGTGCCCGCAGTTCTCGCAGTAGCCGTCCCGGTCGACATGGCCCGCGCGGCAGGCCACGCACACCTTCGTGCCGGCCGGCGGCGTGGCCAGGTCGGTGGTGCGCGGGTCCGGCGGCTGGGGCGCGGCCAGCGGGTACTCGTCGGGCTCGCGGGTCCGGTCGAATCGCACGCCTCGCCCCGGACCGGGCAGGTCGCCGCCGCCCGAGTCGGTGCCCTGGATGTCGGTGGGACGGACCACCGGCGGGGGCGTGTCGGAGCTGGGCTCGGAGGCGACGGGCCAGGCCACGGACGCGGTCTCGTCGGGCGGGTCGCCCGCCGTCCCGTTCATCGTGATGGTCGGCTGGTCCGCCGCCGGCGGCGCGGGCAGCGCCGAGAGGTCATGGCCGCACGCACCGCAGAAGCGGTCGTCCGATGCGAGGGGCCACTCGCAGATCGGGCACTTCGTCAGCGCGGTCGGCTGGGGCATCTGCGACATGAACTACACCCACGTCCGGGGGCGGTAACGGTTGGCACGTTCCACCAGGTCGATCCTCTCCTCGCCGCCTCGGGCGAGCCGGGCCAGTGTGCGGTACGACCGCTCCAGTCCGAAGCGGAGGCCGCGCTCGTCCAGCGCGCTGCCGAGCAGCACCCGCCCGCCGGCCGGGGGCGCGGCACCCTGGCCCCCGGAGAGTACCCAGTCCAGGGCGCAGCCAAGGACCTCTGTGGACAACTGCTCGCGGCGCACCGCGTCCAGACCGTACCCGTCGAGCGCCTCGACCTGCCCGGCGGCCGCGGTCAGGTCGTCCAGGAACGGCGCGTCCGGCACGGCACCGGGCGCGGCCTGCGTACGGTGTCTGAGCCGCGCCCGTACGGCGGCGACCCGGGCGGCGGTGTAGTGGATGGACGCCTCCGGTACGGACTCCAGGGTGCGCACGGCGTTCTGCCGGTCCCCGGCGGTCAGCCGCACCCGGGCGAGCCCGAACGCGGCGCTGACGAAGCTGGGGTCGGTCGTCCACACCAGGCGGTAGTACTCGGCGGCGTTGTCGAGCTGCCCGAGTACCTCGGCGCACAGGCCGAGGGCCAGCTTGGGGGCCGGCTCGCCCGGGAAGGCGTCGTAGATCGCGTCGAAGGACAGCGCGGCGTTCTCGTGGTCGCCGGTGGCGAGCGCGGCGACGCCCCGGTACCAGACGACCCGCCAGTCGTCGGGGTGGTCCCGCTCCAGGGCGTCCAGCGTGGCCAGGGCGATGGTGAACTCGCTCATCTCCAGCCGGGCCCGCAGCTCCCGCAGCCGCAGCTCCAGGGAGCCGCTGGGCGCCGCGTGCAGCGCCGTGATCAGCTCGGTGGGTGCGGAGGCGATGAGCCCCGCCAGGAACCCGGCGTTCGGATCCCCGGGGTCCACGCGTGGGACGGGCAGCGCCAGGGCCGCGGCGGCGGTGTCCAGCTCCTTGGTGAGCCTCGCGGGGGAGGGCGCACCGACGGTGAGCGGCGCGGGCGTGGCGGAAGGTGAACCACCGTTCTTGACGGCCGCCTTGTCGCGGCGCGTCCCCAGCCGGGACACATCCCCGTCCAGCTCCGCGAACAACTCCGTGTCCGTGACCTTCACTTCGGGCCCGAAGATCGTCGACAGCGCGGGCCGCGCCCGGCCCGTCTGGAGGGAGACGACCTCCCGCAGCACACCCGTCAGCTGCTCCGACATCTCCTGCGCGGAGGCGAACCGGCGGGCCGGGTCGGGGTCGGTGGCACGTACCAGCAGGCGGTAGAAGGACTCGTACTGGCGGAAGACCTCGATGTTGTCGGGGTCGGGCAGGGAGTCCACGAAGACGTTCGTGTAGCCCTGGAAGTCGAAGGTGAGGACCGCGAGCGTACGGGCGACCGTGTACAGGTCGGAGGCCACCGACGGGCCGACGTCGGCGACTTCGGGGGCCTGGTAGCCGACCGTGCCGTAGATGGCCGACTCGTCGTCGTCCATCCTGCGCACCGCGCCCATGTCGATCAGCTTGAGCTGGTCCTCGGTCTGGATCGCGTTGTCGACCTTGAAGTCGCAGTACAGCAGGTTGCGGCTGTGGAGATGGCCGAGGGCCTCCAGGGCCTCGATGCCGTACGCGCACGCCTGCTCGACCGGCAGCGGATCGCGGCGGCCGTCCGTGGTGCGGCGGCCGTTGGCGATCTCCTTCAGCGACTTGCCGCCGACGTACTCCATGACGATGTACCCGTCCAGCGAACCGGTGCGCTGGTCGAGGTGCTCGACGAAGTTGTAGATGCGGACGATGTTGGAGTGCTCGATCTCGGCGAGGAAGCGGCGCTCGGAGATCGCGGCGGCCATCGCGTCCTGGTCGCCCGTGTCGAGGAGGCCCTTCAGCACGACCCAGCGGTCCGAGACCGCCCGGTCTATGGCCAGATAGATCCAGCCCAGGCCGCCGTGCGCGAGACAGCCCACGACCTCGTACTGGCCGCGCACGATGTCGCCCGAGTGCAGCTTCGGCACGAACGAGTACGGGTGGCCGCACTTGGTGCAGAAACCCTCCGTGCGCCCCGGCCGTTCACCGCGCGCCCGCCCGACCGGCGCCCCGCAGTCGGAGCGCGAGCAGAACCGCTTCCGCTCGGGCACCTCGGCGGTCTCCAGGACCATCGAGCGTGGGTCCGGGCGCGGCACGTCCGGCACCTGGACGAGACCGACGCCGAGCCGCGCCCGCCCCGAGGAGCCGGCGGTCTTGCCGGAGCTGCGCACCGACACCGAGCGGCCCGTCGACTTGCCCGACAGGGCGCGCGAGAGCCGGCCCGAGACCGAGCGCCGGGACTGCGAGGAGCGCGCGGACGCCCGCGAGGAGCGTGAACTGCTGGAACCGGAGCCGCGCGAGCCCCTGCCGCCCCCGGTGATGCCGGTGGGCGGGGAGGAGACCATGCCGCCGGCCGAGACGACCGGAGCCAGACCGCAGGTGTCGCAGTACAGCTCGCCGCCGCCCACGTCCTCGTACGATCCCGAGCAACCGGGCCGCTGGCACGACTGCTGCCGGCTCTCTTCGCCTGTCCGGCTTTCCTCCGTCTGACTCACGATTCCTCCTTCCTCCGGTCCTGGGGCACGCGCGGGACCGAGGTGCCCAGCAGTTCGGCCGCCGCGTGCTGGTAGCGCAGCACCGCCTGCTCCGCGACGCGCAGATCGCAGGGGGCGCTCCACAGCATGCGGCGCGCGGCGTCGTAGCGCTCGACCAGCAGCGAGTCCTCCGCGAAGCCGTGCCGGGCGACCTTCGCCTTGTACGCGTCGAGCCGGCCGCGCAGCTCCGCGCGGACCGCCAGCGGAGCCGTGACCGCCGTCAACGACTCGCGGGCGCGCAGCAGTTCGTCGTCGGCCTTCTGCTCCAGGGACTCCAGGAGCGGGGACAGCCGGTGCCACTGCGCGTGTCTGCGGTACTCGGCCGCCATCGCCAGCTGCTCCTGGAGGACCGTCGGCGGGCCGCTCACCACGGGCACCTCGGTCGCCGCGATCTTCGCCAGCACCTCACCGCGCGCGCTGCGCGCCTCGGCGAGCGTGCGGTCGGCGCGGCTGAGCACGTCCCGCAGCTTCAGCAGCCGCGACTCCGCGTCCTGCCGGACCGTCAGCACGGCGTCGATCTCCCGCCGTACGTCCTCCAGGGCGCGCGCCTCACGGTCGTACGTCGAGGTGTCCGGGCGGCCGCCGCCGGGCGCCGAACTGCCCGGCGCGGGGACCCAGAAGGCCAGCGGATCGGAGATGACCTGCTCGCGGAGCCTGGTCAGGGTGCGGGTGATGCGCTCCAGGTCGTCGCCGGCCGGGTGCTCGCCGGGGCGTACGCCGACGGAGTGCGCGAGCTGGCGGGTGCGCTGGAGCTCGGCGGACAGCAGATCGATCCTGGCGGGCAGCGCGGACCACACCGCGTCGGCGGCCACGACCATGTCCAGCGAGGACGCGTACAGGTCGTTCATCCGGTCCACGAGGGTGACCAGCGAGAACTGCTCGCTGAGCCGGCTCGCGCCCTGCAGCGTCGGCGCGTTCGCCATCGCCGTGGCGCTGCCGGCGACCGTGACGGCCTCGCCGCGCAGCAGTTCGGTCAGCTCCACGAGGTCCTCACGGCTGGACCAGCGGCGCCGCGAACGGATCTCGCGGGCGGAGTGCAGCGCGTCCGTGTACGCGTCGAAGTACGCCCACAGCAGCGTGATCGACGCGTCCGCGGTGGTCCAGCGCTCCTTGGTGACGCCGGTCAGCTCGGCGCCTTCGAGCAGCCTGCGGCCCGCGTGGTCCTGCAGGGCGAGCAGCGAGGTCTCGATGGCCTCGTGCTCCGCGCCGAGCCGCGCGAGCGCACGGTCCACCTCGTCCCGGTCCATCACCGGCCCGGTGGATCCCGCGACGCCCATCGATCACCTCTCGCTGCTGTCGGTGTCGGTCATTGGATGTTCGGCCGGTCGCCTTCAGTCCCCGTACTGGGGCGCCGGCGGTCGGGAGTTCGTCGAGTCGGCGCCCAGCGTCGCGGACAGCCACCGGGTGTACGAGTCCTGCCAGCCGTCCTTGAGATAGTCCACCAGCACCTGGTTGACCCGGCGTACCAGATCCTTCGCGTCCAGGTTCATCGCCACGCCGTAGTACTCGGTGGTGAACGGCTCGCCCTTCAACTCGACCGTCGGGTCCTGTGCCGCCTGGCTCGCGGCGAGCGCGCCGTCGGTCACCACCGCGTCGACCTCGCCCAGCTGGAGCCTTACCAGGCAGTCGAGTTGGTTGGGCGGGTTGACGGAGGAGATGTCGGCGGAGGTGGGCAGCTTGCCGGACTGCTGGTCGGCGGTCAGGTTGTCCAGCGCGGTGGAACCGCTGGCCGAGCAGATCCGCTGGTCAGCCAGCGTCTTGTCGTAGCCCTCGATCGTCGAGGACTTGGGGGCCAGGACCTGCTGTCCGGTCTTGAAGTAGGGCTGGGAGAAGGCGACTTCCTTCATTCGCTCGCAACTGATCGTCATGGTGCGGACCACCATGTCGACCTGCCCCGATTGGATGGCGGGGATGCGCTGGTTCGTGGGAATCGCCCTGAAGCGCACCTTGTTCGGATCGCCGAGGATCTCCTCGGCGATGTGGTGCGCGATGTCGATGTCGAAACCTTCCAGCTCGGCGCCCGCGGTCGTGTTGTTCGGGTCGCGGTAGCCCCAGCGGTAGCTGTTCTGGTCGACGCCGATGGTGAGGTAGCCCTTCTCCTTGATCTTCGTGATCGTCGTACCCGACTCGTCGGAGGAGGGCCTGAGGCTCTGGTTCTGCGGATCGGCCATGGTGTCGCACTCGTCCGCCCGCGCCTGGGTGCCCCGGGCGACGCCCCGGCCTCCGGTGCCCGTGGTGCCGTCGCCGCGTGTCCCGCTCACCGGCAGCACCAGGGCGAAGACCACGGTCAGGGCGCAGAGGACCGCCATCGCGCCCACGCCGCCCCAGCCCCGGAGGCCGGCCCGCAGGCGTCGTACCGCATGCATCGCTCCTCCTTCCACCGTGTCTCCTTCCGCCGCCGTCACCGGTACTCCGAAAGCCTGCGCCCGATGCCCAGCACCGCGCCCGCGGCGCCCAGCACGGCCAGGGCCGCGGCGCCCACCGGGAGCCCGATCATGGCGTTCCGGCCGCCCTGGGCCGCCAGCTCGAACTCGTTCTCCTCGTGCTTGCTCGCGTTGTCCAGGTTCTCGTCGACCTTGTCGAAGCACTCACCCGTCGGCTCGGCGCCCTGCGGGCATTCTGCCGTCGCCTCGCCGCCGATCACCTGGTCGAGGGCGCACTGGTAGTCGCCCGTCTCATCGGCGGCGCGGGCGCTCTCGTGCCGCTCCAGCCATACCTTCATATTGGCGACGGCGGCCTTCACGGGCTTCGCGCCACTGTCGTCGTCGGCGATCTTCTCGGCGGCGGCCAGCCGTGACTTGAGTTCCGTCATGTCGGTCGTGAAGGCGTGGTCGAACTCGTCCACGACCACCTCCGCGCCCTTGTCCTTGACCGTGACGGTCTGCGCGCCCCGGCTGATCAGCGTCAGGTTCTCGTTGCCGCGGGCGGTGAGGGAGGCGATGCGCGCGTCGTTCAGCACGGTCAGCGACCGCACGCCGCTGTCGTAGGAGTCGTTCAGGCCCGCGCGGGCGAGGGTGTGGCCGGCGGCCAGCCACAGCAGGACGACCGTGGAGGCGGCCGTCGCCGCGACCAGGCCGTGGTTCAACACCCGGTTCGTCCGCTGGTAGTTGCGCCGCTGGGCCCAGCCGAGGCCACCTATGGCGAGGACACCGAGAGCGATCGCGGCCCACGGATACGACGTGGCGTCGGCGTAGTCGTCACGCAGCCGCTGGTTCTCGTTGTCGTAGATCCTCTTGGCCTCCGGGAGCATGTCGTCCTGCATCTTGTCGTTCGCGTAGCGCAGGTAGGCGCCGCCCAGCGGGTAGCCCAGCCGGTTGTTGGCGCGGGCCCGCTCGACCAGGCCCTTGTACTCCGGCAGCAGGGCGTTCAGCTTGGCGACGCGCTCCTCGGAGTCGGAGCCGGACTCCGAGGCGGCGGCGGCGACGGCGAGATTGTCGGCGGCCTCCCGGATCTCCCGCTCGTATCTCTCGCGCGACTCCTTCGTCTCCTGGCCGCCCGCGAGGAAGCCGCTGGAGGCCGCGGTGTTGGCGTCGGCGAGGGAGCTGTAGATACGGGCCGCGGCGGAGCTGAGGGGCTGGCTGCCGTGCAACACGTCGTCGGCGGCGCTCGAACGGTCGTTCATCTGCCAGGCGGTGACGGAGCCGAACGCGACGACCAGGAGGGCGAGGACGGCGCCGATGATGCGCAGTCGGCCGGGCTCGGTCGTCGCGGCGGCGCGCAGCTGGTCGACGCCCTCCGCGAACGCCGTGCGGCGGGGCGGGCCGCCGTCCGGGGCCGGGGACGGCACGGGCGGCCGGGACGCGTGCGTGGCCTGTGGCGGCACGGCCGGGCCGGGGCCCGCGGGTGGTGCCGGCGGTGGCGCGCTGCCCTTCGGCGTGTATGTCACCTGACCTCCCCCTGGTCATCCGTCCATCACTTCCGCCCGCTCGCACGGACAGAGGTGCACGGCCGCAAGTATCGCCGTCGGGACTGACATCGCACAGGTCTTGACTCGATCTTGTTCCCCGATCGTGTCCGTACGTGCTGTGCTTGTCGAATTCCGGCGCAGCAGAAGGCTTCCCGCACCACCCCCTGCCCATGAATACGCGCTCCGGTGGGGTTCGGTTCCCTGGGGGTTCGAACGCGTTCGGGGGAGATTCGAGGGGTGGCGCGGGCCGCCGGGTCACCCTCTTTCGTACTGCGTGCGCACGCGCGCGTGCACGGTCCTCGGGGCGCCCACGTGGTCGAGTCCGAGCAGCGCCGCGCCCAGCACCGGGGCGGCCGTGACCACCCGGGGGACGGCCTTGGGCGCGGCGGCCGCCAACGCCTCGCGCACCGCCGCGTCGAGGAGGGGGTGCCGGGCGGCGAGGACACCGCCGCCGAGGAGGACGGGGGTCTCCTCACCGAGGAGGTCCAGGCGGGTCAGGGCAACCGTCGCCATGGCCACCACCTCCTCGGCCATGCGGTCCACGAGCGCGCGGGCCACCGGGTCGCCGGCGGTCGCCGTGGCGAAGAGGACCGGGGTGAGTTCATGGCGGCGGGCGGCCGGAACGTGCTCCAGGTGCAGGGCCTCGATCAGGGCGTACATGGAGTCCAGGCCGAAGTGCGCGGGCAGCGCGCGCGCCAGCGCGGTCGGGCCGCCCCGGCCGTCCTCCGCGCGGGCCGCGTGCCACATCGCCTCCTCGGCGAGGCCCCAACCGCCGCCCCAGTCACCGGAGATGCGCCCGAGCGCCGGGAATCGGGCGGTACGGCCGTCGGGGCGCATGCCGACGCAGTTGACGCCGGCGCCGCAGACGACGGCCACGCCCCGGGGCTCGGCCACACCGGCCCGCAGGATCGCGAAGGTGTCGTTGCGGACCTCCACCGTCGCGCCCCACGCGCGCGTGCGCAGCGCCGCCGCCAGCCGCTCCTCCTCCACGGGGAAGTCGGCGTTGGCGAGACACGCCGACACATGGTCGACCGAGCCGACCCCGGCCTCGGCGAACGCCTGCCGCACGACGTCCGCGAGGCCGTCGACAGCCGTGGTCACCCCGACCGTCGGCGGCTGGAACCCGCCGCCGCGCGCCGCGCCCAGCACCTCCCCGTCGGGCGCGATCACGGCGACGTCGGTCTTGCTGTTGCCGGCGTCGACGGCGAGTACGCTCCCGCGCCCGCCGTCGCTCCCGCGCACGCCTGAGGACGACTCCGCACGCCCGCCGTCGCTCCCGCGCACGCCTGAGGACGACTCCGCACGCCCGCCGTCGCTCCCGCGCACGCCTGAGGACGACTCCGCACGCCCGCCGTCGCTCCCGCGCACGCCTGAGGACGACTCCGCACGCCCGCCGTCGCTCCCGCGCACGCCCGCGTCCGAACCCGTGTGCACGCCGTCGCTCACGCCCACGCGAGGTGCTCCCGGTTGTGGGCGATCAGCCGGTCGGTGAGGGCCTCGGCGTACTCGTACTGCCCGATCAGGGGGTGGGAGAGCAGCGCCCGGAACACCCGGTCCCGCCCGCCGCGCAGGGCCGCGTCGAGGGCCAGGTCCTCGTACGCGGTCACGTTCGCCATCAGGCCCGCGTACAGCGGGTCCACGGTCGGCACCGGCAGCGGTGCCGCGCCCTGCCTGCCGACGGCGGCCTGTACCTCGATCACCGCGTCGGCGGGGAGGAACGGCAGCGTGCCGTGGTTGTAGGTGTTCACCACCTGGTACGTGCTGCCCCCGTCGCCCAGCAGCGACGCGGCCAGGTCGACGGCCGCCTCCGAGTAGAAGGCCCCACCCCGCTTGGCGAGCAGCGCGGGCTTCTCGTCGAGCGCCGGGTCGGCGTACATGTCCAGCAACTGCCGTTCCATCGCGGCGACCTCGGCCGCCCGCGACGGCTTCGTACGCAGTTCTCGTACGACCTCGTCGTGGGAGTAGTAGTAGCGCAGGTAGTAGGAGGGGACCACGCCCAGGCGGTCCAGGACGGGGCGCGGCAGGCGCAGGTCGGCGGCGATGGTGTCGCCGTGGTCGGCCAGCAGCTTCGGCAGGACGTCCTCGCCGGAGGGGCCGCCGAGGCGTACGCCGGTCTCCCAGGTGAGGTGGTTGAGGCCCACGTGGTCGAGGTGCACCTCGGCCGGGGCCACGCCGAGACGCTCGGCGAACTTCCGTTGCAGGCCGATGGCCACGTTGCACAGGCCGACCGCCCTGTGGCCGGCCTGGAGCAGGGCGCGGGTCACGATCCCCACCGGGTTGGTGAAGTCGATGATCCAGGCGTCCGGGTTCGTCCGGCGGACCCGTTCGGCGATGTCCAGGACGACCGGCACCGTGCGCAGCGCCTTCGCCAGGCCGCCCGCGCCGGTCGTCTCCTGGCCGACGCAGCCGCACTCCAGCGGCCAGGTCTCGTCCCGCTCGCGGGCGGCCTGCCCGCCGATGCGGAGCTGGAGGAGGACGGCGTCGGCGCCCTCGACGCCCCGGTCCAGGTCGCCGGTGGTGACGATCCGCCCGGGGTGGCCCTGCCGGGCGAAGATACGGCGGGCCAGCCCGCCGACCAGCTCCAGCCGGTCGGCGGCCGGATCGACGAGCACCAGCTCCTCGATCGGCAGCGTGTCCCTGAGCCGGGCGAACCCGTCGACGAGTTCGGGTGTGTAGGTCGACCCTCCGCCGACCACGCAGAGCTTCATACTTGTATCAACCCTTTACTCCGGTCAGGGTGACGCCTTCGACGAACGCCTTCTGAGCGAAGAAGAACACGAGGATCACGGGGGCCATGACCATCACGGTCGCGGCCATGGTCAGATTCCAGTCGGTGTGGTGCGCGCCCTTGAAGGACTCCAGGCCGTAACTCAGTGTCCAGGCCGCCGGGTTCTCCGAGGCGTAGATCTGCGGGCCGAAGTAGTCGTTCCAGGCGTAGAAGAACTGGAAGAGGGCGACGGCCGCGATGCCCGGCTTGGCCATCGGCAGGACGACCCGCAGCAGGGTGCGCAGTTCGCCGCAGCCGTCGACGCGGGCCGCGTCCAGGTACTCGTTCGGGATGGTCGTCAGGAACTGCCGCAGCAGGAAGATGGAGAACGCGTCACCGAACGCCATCGGGATGATCAGCGGCCACAGCGAGCCCGACAGGTCCAGCTGCTTCGCCCAGAACAGGTACATCGGGATCACGACGACCTGCGGCGGCAGCATCATCATCGAGATGACCAGCATCAACGCCAGATTACGGCCCCGGAAGCGGAACTTGGCGAGCGCGTACGCCACCGGGACCGACGACACGACGGTGAGGACGGTGCCGAGGCCCGCGTAGATCAGGGTGTTCTTCCACCAGGTCAGGAAGCCGGGGGTGTCCAGGACCTTCGTGTAGTTGCCCCACTCCCAGGTGTCCGGGACCAGATCGCGGGTGAGCGCCTGCTGGTCGCTCATCAGCGAGGTCAGGACGACGAACACGAAGGGCAGGGTGAAGAAGAGCGCGGCGGCGATGCCCAGGGAGTGGACGGCGATCCACTCCAGGAGCGCCCGGC
Encoded proteins:
- a CDS encoding carbohydrate ABC transporter permease produces the protein MTQVLDRPVDAGATPASERTARRRALLEWIAVHSLGIAAALFFTLPFVFVVLTSLMSDQQALTRDLVPDTWEWGNYTKVLDTPGFLTWWKNTLIYAGLGTVLTVVSSVPVAYALAKFRFRGRNLALMLVISMMMLPPQVVVIPMYLFWAKQLDLSGSLWPLIIPMAFGDAFSIFLLRQFLTTIPNEYLDAARVDGCGELRTLLRVVLPMAKPGIAAVALFQFFYAWNDYFGPQIYASENPAAWTLSYGLESFKGAHHTDWNLTMAATVMVMAPVILVFFFAQKAFVEGVTLTGVKG